In Acidaminococcus timonensis, one DNA window encodes the following:
- a CDS encoding GNAT family N-acetyltransferase, protein MDFRLLQPQALPQAADLWDYCFEKKGTPFYEWYFREYALKQNRILGGFREDGKLVTMLHLNPYVLRLRGRDWKVPYIVGVATDPVARGQHVMGELMETAFTTLRALKVPFVILMPIYAGIYQPYGFAWTHLRKSYSLPLARLDLAGRILDGFEVDRIDTRTAEKAVAPVYERVMERYHATVVRDHRVWENTLTTAAQENFETVIVKVDGAPRAYALYNREGETVTVQELLAVDAPARVRLLQYFKGLAGIYKTLKWLAADDDLTWQQLPDQSLAPREAPFMMGRVLNAATCLKTLPVPESLLGKELVLALKDEQIALNTMLVKVQSTKEGTKLLNTLDDPKVLLDVASFTQLFFGFQSSRALERAGAIYVADEETREILDKLFPRENNFINEYF, encoded by the coding sequence ATGGATTTCCGTTTGCTGCAGCCCCAGGCCCTGCCTCAGGCAGCGGACCTGTGGGACTATTGTTTCGAGAAGAAGGGGACCCCGTTCTATGAATGGTACTTCAGGGAGTATGCCCTGAAGCAGAACCGGATCCTGGGCGGTTTCCGGGAGGACGGAAAACTGGTGACCATGCTCCATCTGAACCCCTATGTGCTCCGGCTGCGGGGCCGGGACTGGAAGGTCCCCTACATCGTGGGGGTGGCTACGGACCCGGTGGCACGGGGACAGCATGTGATGGGGGAACTGATGGAAACGGCCTTCACCACCCTCCGTGCCCTGAAGGTACCCTTTGTGATCCTGATGCCCATCTACGCCGGCATCTACCAGCCCTACGGCTTTGCCTGGACCCATCTGCGCAAGAGCTACAGCCTGCCTCTGGCCCGGCTGGATCTGGCGGGCCGCATCCTGGACGGATTCGAAGTGGACCGGATCGATACCCGCACGGCGGAAAAAGCCGTGGCACCGGTGTACGAACGGGTCATGGAGCGGTACCATGCCACGGTGGTCCGCGACCATCGGGTGTGGGAAAACACCCTGACCACGGCCGCTCAGGAAAATTTCGAAACGGTGATTGTAAAAGTTGACGGTGCACCGCGGGCCTACGCGTTGTATAATAGGGAGGGAGAGACCGTCACCGTTCAGGAACTGCTGGCGGTGGACGCTCCGGCCAGGGTGCGGCTTCTGCAGTACTTCAAGGGGCTGGCTGGTATCTATAAGACCCTGAAATGGCTGGCCGCGGATGACGACCTGACCTGGCAGCAGCTGCCGGATCAGAGCCTGGCACCCCGGGAGGCTCCGTTCATGATGGGACGGGTGCTGAATGCGGCAACTTGCCTGAAGACCCTGCCCGTACCGGAAAGTCTGCTGGGAAAAGAACTGGTCCTGGCCCTGAAGGATGAACAGATCGCCCTGAACACCATGCTGGTAAAGGTGCAGTCCACCAAAGAAGGGACGAAGCTGCTGAACACCCTGGACGACCCGAAAGTGCTGCTGGATGTGGCAAGTTTCACCCAGCTGTTCTTCGGTTTCCAGAGCAGCCGTGCCCTGGAACGGGCCGGTGCCATCTATGTAGCCGACGAAGAAACGAGAGAAATCCTTGACAAATTGTTCCCGCGGGAGAATAATTTTATCAACGAGTATTTTTAA
- a CDS encoding DUF2156 domain-containing protein, which yields MFDDYFTEEDYHASECCFGSIFIWRKQYDSYWAICHGCLIIKVTVNGTTFVLPPFGGVNEDLPKVLSALKQYFRGEPFEMHGIYEHTIERFQKYLPQVNKFTPDRDNWDYVYQRASLASLSGRKLHGKKNHYNQFIKDHPDFVYEPITLANKDECIEYGRQWVEERELTDPSIVAEYDAIKEGLNNLDKLQMRGGLIRLDGQVKAFTFGERAGKNTAVVHVEKADPDIRGLFTAINKEYIDHTWPDVTYINREEDMGKEGLREAKESYKPVFMVKKYNTIIK from the coding sequence ATCTTCGATGATTATTTTACAGAAGAAGACTATCATGCGTCCGAATGCTGCTTCGGTTCCATCTTTATCTGGCGAAAGCAGTATGACAGCTACTGGGCCATCTGCCACGGCTGCCTGATCATCAAGGTCACCGTGAACGGTACCACGTTCGTGCTGCCCCCTTTTGGCGGCGTCAACGAAGATCTGCCCAAGGTCCTGAGTGCCCTGAAGCAGTATTTCAGGGGAGAGCCCTTCGAAATGCACGGCATCTACGAGCACACCATCGAACGGTTCCAGAAATACCTGCCCCAGGTGAACAAGTTTACCCCGGACCGGGACAACTGGGATTATGTGTACCAGCGTGCCAGCCTGGCCAGCCTGAGCGGGCGCAAGCTGCATGGCAAGAAGAACCATTACAATCAGTTCATCAAGGACCATCCGGATTTCGTCTATGAACCCATCACCCTGGCCAACAAGGACGAATGCATTGAATATGGCCGCCAGTGGGTGGAAGAACGGGAACTGACAGACCCTTCCATCGTGGCGGAATATGACGCGATCAAGGAAGGGCTGAACAACCTGGACAAACTCCAGATGCGGGGCGGGCTCATCCGCCTGGACGGCCAGGTGAAGGCCTTTACCTTCGGGGAACGGGCCGGAAAGAATACGGCGGTGGTCCATGTGGAAAAGGCCGATCCCGACATCCGGGGCCTGTTCACCGCCATCAACAAGGAATACATCGACCATACCTGGCCCGATGTGACCTACATCAACCGGGAAGAGGACATGGGCAAGGAAGGGCTCCGGGAAGCCAAGGAATCCTACAAGCCCGTGTTCATGGTGAAAAAGTACAATACCATCATCAAATAA
- a CDS encoding phosphoribosylformylglycinamidine synthase → MSDTIRRIFVEKKKAYAVEAANLCADLQQTLGLTNLKSVRIINRYDLEGLDEKAYEEAKSLVLSEAPVDMVRDEELEIPAGVRSFAVELVPGQYDQREDFAAQCIQLITQGKRPIVEAAKVFLLEGDLSDADFEKIKHYCINPVEAREAAIEKPETLDMTWDVPKPVAVLDGFRSLDRKGLEDFLNKQELAMSLDDLAFIQEYFKKEDRDPSITEIKVLDTYWSDHCRHTTFETRLENVSIDDGVYTEPVAEAFDLYKKDRAFVYGADTKRPITLMDMACLATKKLKKEGKIPDLDASEEINACSIVVPITVDGKKEDWLVMFKNETHNHPTEIEPFGGAATCLGGAIRDPLSGRSYVYQAMRVTGSGDPRTPYEKTLKGKLPQRKITLGAAAGYSSYGNQIGLATGSVEEYYHPKFVAKRMEVGAVIGAAPRDAVVRERPAAGDLIVLLGGRTGRDGMGGATGASKEHTTKSLSECGAEVQKGNAPNERKIQRLFRDPEVTRLIKRCNDFGAGGVSVAIGELAPGLVINLDKVPKKYEGLDGTELAISESQERMAVCIAASDLDKFMAAADKENLEATVVAEVAEDPRLVMYWRGEKIVDLSRAFLDTNGIPQKSNVVVDGVTEESVFNSTPAEVEGKKDIKDAWLANLDRLNVCSEEGLGERFDGSIGRGSVLMPYGGRNQLTRTEGMAARLPVLGGKTNATSIMASGYDPNVACWSPYHGAMYAVVEAVCRAAAMGADPRKLRLSMQEYFPKLHTEHTWGRPFAALMGAYKACCELELPAIGGKDSMSGTFMDLEVPPSLICFAVGVMDGRDTISNEFKQAGHKVVFIPVPCDEHEVVDYPALKTLLANVHKGILGKRIVTAGVVKEGGVAAALSTMCLGNGLGFSFVKPFLHEECLFTLQPGGFLVELADDADADKVFAGNDFLELGHLTDDATITVNDTAISLADVKAAYTGTLEKVFPSIVKDSGKELCKMPYFKNDLPLTAPYNVAKPRVFIPVFPGLNCEYDTAAAFEDAGAKADIFVIRNLTPEAIKESVEEMAKRIKEAQILAIPGGFSASDEPEGSGKFIATMFRNPSLKEAVLDLLYNRDGLALGICNGFQALIKLGLVPYGDIRPLTETSPTLTFNTIGRHISRMVETKVVSNKSPWLSLCEPGDIHTVAISHGEGRFVATEEEIQQLFKNGQVATQYVNQAGDPTMESPYNPNGSLYAIESITSPDGRVLGKMGHTERFTEGLMKNIPGNKLQPLFLGGVQYFK, encoded by the coding sequence ATGAGCGACACGATTAGAAGAATCTTTGTGGAAAAGAAGAAAGCGTATGCTGTAGAAGCCGCGAACCTGTGTGCGGATCTTCAGCAGACCCTGGGGCTCACCAACCTGAAGAGCGTTCGGATTATCAATCGGTACGACCTGGAAGGCCTGGATGAAAAAGCGTATGAGGAAGCCAAGAGCCTGGTGCTCAGCGAAGCACCGGTGGATATGGTCCGGGACGAGGAACTGGAAATCCCTGCCGGCGTACGCAGCTTTGCTGTGGAACTGGTACCCGGCCAGTACGACCAGCGGGAAGATTTCGCAGCCCAGTGCATCCAGCTGATTACCCAGGGCAAGCGCCCCATCGTGGAAGCTGCCAAAGTGTTCCTGCTGGAAGGGGACCTTTCTGACGCCGACTTTGAAAAGATTAAACATTATTGCATCAACCCGGTGGAAGCCCGGGAAGCAGCCATCGAGAAACCGGAAACTCTGGACATGACCTGGGATGTACCGAAACCGGTGGCCGTGCTGGATGGTTTCCGCAGCCTGGACCGGAAGGGCCTGGAAGACTTCCTGAACAAACAGGAACTGGCCATGAGCCTGGACGATCTGGCCTTCATCCAGGAATACTTCAAGAAAGAAGACCGTGACCCCTCTATCACGGAAATCAAGGTGCTGGATACGTACTGGTCCGACCATTGCCGTCACACCACGTTTGAAACCCGTCTGGAAAATGTGTCCATCGATGACGGCGTGTACACCGAACCGGTGGCCGAAGCCTTCGACCTGTACAAGAAGGATCGTGCCTTCGTGTACGGCGCCGACACCAAGCGCCCCATTACCCTGATGGATATGGCCTGCCTGGCTACGAAGAAACTGAAGAAGGAAGGCAAGATCCCTGATCTGGATGCTTCCGAAGAAATCAATGCCTGCAGCATCGTGGTGCCCATTACCGTGGACGGCAAAAAAGAAGACTGGCTGGTGATGTTCAAGAACGAAACCCATAACCATCCCACCGAAATCGAACCCTTCGGCGGCGCAGCCACCTGTCTGGGCGGCGCCATCCGTGACCCCCTGAGCGGCCGTTCCTATGTGTATCAGGCCATGCGTGTCACCGGCAGCGGCGACCCCCGCACTCCCTATGAAAAGACCCTGAAAGGCAAACTGCCCCAGCGGAAGATCACCCTGGGCGCTGCCGCCGGGTACAGCTCCTACGGCAACCAGATCGGCCTGGCCACCGGTTCCGTGGAAGAATATTATCATCCGAAATTCGTGGCCAAGCGGATGGAAGTGGGCGCCGTAATCGGTGCAGCTCCCCGGGACGCTGTGGTCCGGGAACGTCCGGCTGCCGGCGACCTGATTGTCCTGCTGGGCGGTCGTACCGGCCGTGATGGCATGGGCGGCGCTACCGGTGCCTCCAAGGAACACACCACCAAATCCCTGAGCGAATGCGGGGCTGAAGTGCAGAAGGGGAATGCTCCCAACGAACGGAAGATTCAGCGCCTGTTCCGGGATCCGGAAGTGACCCGTCTCATCAAACGGTGCAATGACTTCGGTGCCGGCGGTGTGTCCGTCGCCATCGGCGAACTGGCTCCCGGCCTGGTGATCAACCTGGACAAGGTGCCCAAGAAATACGAAGGCCTGGATGGCACGGAACTGGCCATCAGTGAATCCCAGGAACGGATGGCTGTGTGCATCGCAGCCAGTGACCTGGACAAATTCATGGCCGCTGCGGATAAAGAAAACCTGGAAGCTACGGTGGTCGCTGAAGTGGCCGAAGATCCCCGTCTGGTGATGTACTGGAGAGGGGAAAAGATCGTGGATCTGTCCCGTGCTTTCCTGGATACCAACGGCATTCCGCAAAAATCCAACGTGGTTGTGGATGGCGTCACCGAAGAATCCGTCTTCAACAGCACCCCTGCTGAAGTGGAAGGTAAGAAGGATATCAAAGACGCCTGGCTGGCCAACCTGGACCGCCTGAACGTGTGCAGCGAAGAAGGGCTGGGCGAACGGTTCGATGGTTCCATCGGCCGGGGCAGTGTCCTGATGCCTTACGGCGGCCGCAACCAGCTGACCCGGACCGAAGGCATGGCAGCCCGTCTGCCGGTGCTGGGCGGCAAGACCAACGCCACCAGCATCATGGCCAGCGGCTACGATCCCAACGTGGCCTGCTGGAGCCCGTACCATGGCGCCATGTACGCTGTGGTGGAAGCCGTGTGCCGGGCTGCGGCCATGGGGGCGGATCCCAGAAAGCTGCGCCTGTCCATGCAGGAATACTTCCCGAAACTTCATACGGAACATACCTGGGGCCGTCCGTTCGCTGCCCTGATGGGCGCCTACAAGGCCTGCTGCGAACTGGAACTGCCGGCCATCGGCGGCAAGGACTCCATGAGCGGTACGTTCATGGATCTGGAAGTCCCTCCTTCTCTGATCTGCTTCGCCGTGGGCGTCATGGATGGCCGCGACACCATCTCCAACGAATTCAAACAGGCCGGTCACAAAGTGGTGTTCATCCCTGTGCCCTGCGACGAGCACGAAGTGGTGGATTACCCTGCTTTGAAGACCCTGCTGGCCAATGTGCATAAAGGTATCCTGGGCAAACGGATCGTGACAGCCGGTGTGGTGAAGGAAGGCGGCGTGGCCGCTGCTCTCAGCACCATGTGCCTGGGCAACGGGCTGGGCTTCAGCTTCGTGAAACCCTTCCTGCATGAGGAATGCCTGTTCACCCTGCAGCCCGGCGGGTTCCTGGTGGAACTGGCGGACGATGCGGATGCGGACAAGGTGTTCGCCGGCAACGACTTCCTGGAACTGGGCCATCTGACCGACGATGCCACCATCACCGTGAATGACACCGCCATCAGCCTGGCGGATGTGAAGGCTGCCTACACCGGCACTCTGGAAAAGGTGTTCCCGTCCATCGTGAAGGATTCCGGCAAGGAACTGTGCAAGATGCCGTACTTCAAGAACGACCTGCCTCTCACCGCTCCGTACAACGTGGCGAAACCCCGGGTGTTCATTCCTGTATTCCCGGGCCTGAACTGCGAATACGATACGGCTGCTGCCTTTGAAGACGCCGGTGCCAAAGCGGATATCTTCGTGATTCGCAACCTGACGCCGGAAGCCATCAAAGAAAGCGTGGAAGAAATGGCCAAACGGATCAAAGAAGCACAGATCCTGGCCATTCCCGGTGGGTTCTCCGCCAGTGACGAACCGGAAGGCTCTGGCAAGTTCATTGCCACCATGTTCCGGAACCCGTCCCTGAAGGAAGCTGTCCTGGATCTGCTGTACAACCGGGACGGCCTGGCCCTGGGTATCTGCAACGGCTTCCAGGCCCTGATCAAACTGGGGCTGGTCCCCTACGGCGATATCCGTCCGCTGACCGAAACTTCCCCGACCCTGACCTTCAACACCATCGGCCGCCACATCTCCCGGATGGTGGAAACGAAAGTGGTTTCCAACAAATCCCCGTGGCTGTCCCTGTGTGAACCGGGCGACATCCATACGGTCGCCATTTCCCACGGCGAAGGCCGGTTCGTGGCCACGGAAGAAGAAATCCAACAGCTCTTCAAGAACGGCCAGGTGGCAACCCAGTATGTGAACCAGGCAGGGGATCCCACCATGGAAAGCCCCTACAACCCCAACGGTTCCCTGTATGCCATCGAAAGCATCACCAGCCCGGACGGCCGTGTCCTGGGCAAGATGGGCCATACGGAACGGTTCACCGAGGGCCTGATGAAGAACATCCCCGGCAACAAACTGCAGCCTCTGTTCCTGGGCGGCGTGCAGTACTTCAAATAA
- a CDS encoding histidine phosphatase family protein: MKTIFLVRHGETLANREGILQGWSNNPLDDTGEKQASALVTRASRVPLAAIYTSDLIRTQQTAAPLAEARGIKPVVLPGLREVSFGKWDGHPMREIQEKDPETLRDLFLKPARVQLDAEEDLFASQKRGWETFTKLVEDMEPDTNILCVSHGGLIRLLVCSLLDIPIDNMWKLSLYNTAFVQVVETKKFGYRVDKVNDMGLL; the protein is encoded by the coding sequence ATGAAAACAATCTTTCTGGTCCGCCACGGCGAGACCTTGGCCAACCGGGAGGGAATCCTCCAGGGCTGGAGCAACAATCCCCTGGATGACACCGGGGAAAAACAAGCCTCGGCCCTGGTGACACGGGCCAGCCGGGTGCCCCTGGCGGCCATTTACACCTCGGATCTCATCCGGACCCAGCAGACGGCGGCGCCCCTGGCGGAAGCCAGAGGCATCAAACCCGTTGTGCTGCCCGGGCTGCGGGAAGTGTCCTTCGGCAAATGGGACGGCCACCCTATGAGGGAAATCCAGGAAAAAGACCCGGAGACCCTGCGGGACCTGTTCCTGAAACCGGCCCGTGTACAGCTGGACGCGGAGGAGGACCTGTTCGCCAGTCAGAAAAGGGGCTGGGAGACCTTCACAAAGCTGGTGGAGGACATGGAGCCGGATACGAACATCCTATGCGTCAGCCATGGCGGCCTGATCCGCCTTCTGGTGTGCAGCCTGCTGGATATCCCCATCGACAACATGTGGAAACTGAGCCTGTACAACACGGCGTTCGTACAGGTGGTAGAGACAAAAAAATTCGGTTACCGCGTAGACAAGGTGAATGATATGGGGCTGTTATAA
- a CDS encoding M24 family metallopeptidase — MSALDRLRAYLEQEKVDGIFIKGDSSIRYFTGFTGGESLLYVDKERAVIITDSRYTLQVKQQAPECELVEHQHGFWPEAAKLPGSCNLALDGDYFSYTEECALAGALPQATWKNLNLVGLRAVKTDEEMKSIRKAVAISDEAFLQLLPHIRAGRKESDLAAELEYNMRKLGSTKPSFETICASGKRSALPHGVASEKVVEDGDFVTFDFGATYNGYCSDITRTVVIGKAAPWQKEIYDIVLNANLLGEKTLKAGLTGIQVDKAVRDYITGKGYGPNFGHGLGHGVGLDIHEKPVLNRANDQPLPAGAVVTIEPGIYLPDQGGLRIEDTCLVTETGCERLTSVPKELVEL, encoded by the coding sequence GAACAGGAAAAAGTGGATGGGATCTTCATCAAGGGAGATTCTTCCATCCGGTATTTCACCGGGTTCACCGGCGGCGAAAGCCTGCTGTATGTGGATAAGGAACGGGCGGTGATCATCACCGATTCCCGGTATACCCTGCAGGTGAAGCAGCAGGCCCCGGAATGCGAACTGGTGGAACACCAGCACGGCTTCTGGCCGGAAGCTGCCAAACTGCCCGGGAGCTGCAATCTGGCCCTGGACGGGGATTACTTCTCCTATACGGAAGAATGTGCCCTGGCGGGCGCTCTGCCCCAAGCCACCTGGAAGAACCTGAACCTGGTTGGCCTGCGGGCCGTGAAGACGGACGAGGAAATGAAATCCATCCGCAAGGCGGTGGCCATTTCTGATGAAGCCTTTCTACAGCTCTTGCCCCACATCCGGGCGGGCCGCAAGGAAAGTGACCTGGCCGCAGAGCTGGAGTACAACATGCGGAAACTGGGTTCCACGAAACCTTCCTTTGAAACCATCTGTGCTTCCGGCAAGCGGAGTGCCCTGCCTCACGGCGTGGCTTCTGAAAAGGTGGTGGAGGACGGCGATTTCGTCACCTTCGATTTCGGTGCCACCTACAACGGATACTGCTCCGATATCACCCGTACGGTGGTAATCGGTAAAGCCGCTCCCTGGCAGAAAGAAATCTATGACATCGTCCTGAATGCCAACCTGCTGGGCGAAAAAACGCTGAAGGCCGGGCTTACCGGCATCCAGGTGGACAAGGCCGTACGGGATTACATCACCGGCAAGGGCTATGGCCCCAACTTCGGCCATGGGCTGGGCCACGGCGTTGGGCTGGACATCCACGAAAAACCCGTGCTGAACAGGGCCAATGACCAGCCGCTGCCGGCCGGTGCGGTGGTCACCATCGAACCGGGGATCTACCTGCCCGATCAGGGCGGTCTCCGGATCGAAGATACCTGCCTGGTCACCGAGACCGGGTGTGAACGGCTTACGTCCGTTCCCAAGGAACTGGTAGAATTATAA
- the efp gene encoding elongation factor P: MISTNDFKTGVTVEIDGDAWQVVEFQHVKPGKGAAFVRAKMRNLCTGAVVERTFNAAERLPKAVVERKNMQYLYESDGTYVFMDNETYDQIELNKEQLGNAINFLKENMDVKVISFNERILGIELPNTVELTVVETEPGIKGDTATGGSKNAKMETGYVVKVPLFINEGDVLQIDTRSGDYIARA, encoded by the coding sequence ATGATTTCTACGAACGATTTTAAAACTGGCGTAACGGTTGAAATTGACGGCGATGCTTGGCAGGTCGTTGAATTCCAGCATGTAAAACCGGGCAAAGGCGCTGCTTTCGTACGGGCTAAAATGCGCAATCTGTGCACTGGCGCAGTGGTTGAACGGACCTTCAACGCTGCTGAACGTCTGCCCAAAGCCGTTGTTGAAAGAAAGAACATGCAGTATCTGTATGAATCTGACGGCACCTATGTATTCATGGACAACGAAACCTACGATCAGATCGAACTGAACAAGGAACAACTGGGCAACGCCATCAACTTCCTGAAGGAAAACATGGACGTGAAAGTAATTTCCTTCAACGAACGGATCCTGGGGATTGAACTGCCCAACACGGTGGAACTGACTGTGGTTGAAACCGAACCGGGCATCAAAGGCGATACCGCTACCGGCGGCAGCAAGAACGCCAAGATGGAAACCGGCTATGTGGTGAAGGTGCCCCTGTTCATCAACGAAGGGGACGTTCTGCAAATCGACACCCGCAGCGGCGACTATATTGCAAGAGCATAA